Part of the Brevibacillus brevis genome is shown below.
CAACGCGTACCAGCCGTGTGACCATCCAACCATCACCTCCGTGCAGCGTTTCTGCTCACAGTGTACACCGACGTCCCACTTGGCTGCCAGGATTGTTTTTGCCTAAAAATCTTCCTAGGGAGGTTGCTCATGCTGAATCAGGATGTAAATCAGCGACGTTATCCTTTGTGCTTCCGTAAAAAAAAGCAGCCACTCAGGACTGCCGTTTTGTTTGCCATCGTTTTCTTATTATTGCGGAGGCGTGGGAACAGCAGGCTCGTTGTCTCCCCCCAAGCGCCTCCGTGCCGTCTCCCTCGTGCCTGTGGCCGGCACGTGCTCGCCGGCTCGAGCCAAGCCCCAGACGGGCATATTGCCGTACAGGCACTCGTATTTTCCCGCTTCCACCAGATACGTCTCGTGGAAAATTCCGACGGTGCCGTCCGTTCCGACCGCCTGATTAAACCTCCGCCACGCTGTCAGATGATTGTGACTGTTCCGCGCGTAGCTTTCCAGATGCTCGTAGGAACGCCAGTACTGGATCTGCGTCACTTGCCGAAAGCTGACATGTGAAGTCGCTCCCAAAAAGCCGAGCTCGGGATGCTGGTACAGCTCCCGCAGCATGCCCCCCATCGCATTTGCGACGGGTACCCATTTATGGAGTGCCAGCACCCGATTTACCCTCATCCCGATAATAAAAACCACAAAGGGGCCATCCAGTTTCGCCGTAAATCTGCCCGGTATGACTTTTCCCATGGAATCCACCTACCTGATCAATAGTTTGAGGTGCATGTCGTAATACGCCATGTAATCGTTCGAACGAAAAAGATGCGCAGAGAGATACGCTCCGTAAAAAATGGAGAACAGCAGCACGACCGCCTCCTGGTCGGTGATCCCGATGGCAAGCTGTCCATCCTCCTTGACTTCGGTCACGCAGCGCTGAAAAATATGGTAGAGCGTAACGTCTGCCAACCCCTCCGGACAGTCTCGTTCCGGGAACAGCAGCCAGAGCTCCGTTTCCGACAGCTTTGGTACCCATGGGTGCATCTTTTGCTCGGCCAGGAAGCTGATCAGGCTGAGCATGATGCCCGGATGCTTCTCCGCATCTGACGCCACTTTTCCGTACACGTGCCGTACGGCTTCCCATCCTCGCTTGCCCGCATCCAACAGCTCCAAATGACACCGCGCCTGCCAGACGCTCATGAAGTACAGGAGCACATCCTCTTTCTGCGGAAAAAATTTAAAAAAAGTCACTTTCGACACGTCCGCATGCTGGCAAATTTCCTCTACCATCACCTGTCGAAACGAGCGCTCCCCGCTCAATTCCAGGCTCGCCTGCAGCAGAGCCAGCTTGGTTTTCGCTTTTTTCTTTTCTCTCAGCGACGGATTCATGGTCAGGTCTCCTGCTTTGTTTTTGTTATATTTATCCTACTACATAAATTAACTTGAGTAAAGTTTTTTATTCAAGTTTACCCGTTTATTTCTTCACCGTTTTCTCCGTCCGGGTAGCCAATCGCTTTCAATCCCAA
Proteins encoded:
- a CDS encoding DUF4188 domain-containing protein; this translates as MGKVIPGRFTAKLDGPFVVFIIGMRVNRVLALHKWVPVANAMGGMLRELYQHPELGFLGATSHVSFRQVTQIQYWRSYEHLESYARNSHNHLTAWRRFNQAVGTDGTVGIFHETYLVEAGKYECLYGNMPVWGLARAGEHVPATGTRETARRRLGGDNEPAVPTPPQ
- a CDS encoding helix-turn-helix domain-containing protein, producing the protein MNPSLREKKKAKTKLALLQASLELSGERSFRQVMVEEICQHADVSKVTFFKFFPQKEDVLLYFMSVWQARCHLELLDAGKRGWEAVRHVYGKVASDAEKHPGIMLSLISFLAEQKMHPWVPKLSETELWLLFPERDCPEGLADVTLYHIFQRCVTEVKEDGQLAIGITDQEAVVLLFSIFYGAYLSAHLFRSNDYMAYYDMHLKLLIR